In Opitutus sp. ER46, the following are encoded in one genomic region:
- a CDS encoding protein arginine kinase has protein sequence MSIASLLDSHSELTDSSSSKSAIVLMTRVRLARNLAGTPFPGWAKPGQREEIFERCRTAISSTNAMKRCYNLSIGELTDLEKQILVERHLISRELSGAKGGAGVVISKDQAVSVMVNEEDHLRIQVLRAGFQLKKAWNAINDFDSSLEDQLDFAFSPTLGYLTACPTNLGTGLRGSVMMHLPALVISSQMEKVVRAVNQLGMVVRGLFGEGSDASGSIFQISNQTTLGESEEEIIKRLTSVLQSIIEHELNAREKLLEADAAKLLDKVGRAYGILQNSHVLSSSEAMNLLSLIRLGIDLGTFPDTARSVIDRLFIEAQPGHLQHAQKGEFDPAQRDILRAVRLRSEFANFARPDFNLVSQDKN, from the coding sequence ATGAGCATCGCATCGCTCCTGGATTCCCATTCCGAGCTGACCGACTCGTCGAGCAGCAAGAGCGCGATCGTCCTCATGACGCGCGTGCGCCTGGCGCGGAACCTGGCGGGCACGCCGTTCCCCGGCTGGGCCAAGCCCGGCCAGCGCGAGGAGATCTTCGAGCGCTGCCGGACGGCGATCTCGAGCACCAACGCGATGAAGCGTTGCTACAATCTTTCGATCGGGGAGCTGACCGACCTGGAGAAGCAGATCCTTGTCGAACGTCACCTCATCAGCCGCGAACTCAGCGGCGCGAAGGGCGGGGCCGGCGTTGTCATCAGCAAGGACCAGGCGGTCTCGGTCATGGTCAACGAGGAGGATCACCTGCGCATCCAGGTCCTGCGCGCCGGTTTCCAGCTCAAGAAGGCCTGGAACGCGATCAACGACTTCGACAGCTCGCTCGAGGACCAGCTCGATTTCGCGTTCTCGCCGACGCTCGGTTACCTGACGGCGTGCCCGACCAATCTCGGCACCGGCCTTCGTGGCTCGGTGATGATGCATCTTCCGGCCCTCGTCATCTCGAGCCAGATGGAGAAAGTCGTCCGCGCGGTGAACCAGCTCGGCATGGTCGTTCGCGGCCTGTTTGGCGAGGGGTCGGACGCGAGCGGCAGCATCTTCCAGATCTCGAACCAGACGACGCTCGGCGAATCGGAAGAGGAGATCATCAAGCGCCTGACCAGCGTGCTCCAGTCGATCATCGAGCATGAGCTGAACGCCCGCGAGAAGCTGCTGGAGGCGGACGCCGCCAAGCTTCTGGACAAGGTGGGGCGGGCCTACGGCATCCTCCAGAACAGCCATGTGCTGAGCTCGAGCGAGGCCATGAACCTGCTTTCGCTAATCCGCCTGGGCATCGACCTCGGCACGTTCCCGGATACCGCTCGTTCCGTGATCGACCGCCTTTTCATCGAGGCGCAGCCCGGTCACCTGCAGCATGCGCAAAAGGGCGAGTTCGATCCCGCCCAGCGCGACATCCTGCGGGCCGTCCGGCTCCGCTCCGAATTTGCCAATTTTGCGCGCCCCGACTTCAATCTCGTCAGCCAAGACAAGAACTGA
- a CDS encoding putative manganese-dependent inorganic diphosphatase — protein MTNAGPTPHVPSSTPPAAVASRIPTYVIGHRNPDADAICSAIAYAAFKEARGERGYVAARCGNSNARIDTILRRFHQPLPLYLSDVSPRVHDLMTADVISIPQGATCAEALELIDQHAIRILPVVGPERSVVGTVSLAHLGGVFIPRVSEPRLMRQVHTSLAHMVRALRGKALNLVKEQQVEQLFVRLGTMDVSSFWAISIRENIPAEKSIIVVGDRTDIQRRAIDIGIRALIITGNNDIDAETLALARARGVSVIQSPYDSATTAWVVRTASTIDRIIDRDFKSVGPDTRIADIRKLLAPTTAHELIVTSDEGCLIGIITKSDVLKPVQTRLVLVDHNELTQAVPGAEEVTITEVIDHHRLGALNTAQPILFINEPVGSTCTIVADLFRREGITPTPDIAGVMMSGLISDTLHLNGPTTTAKDARTLAWLAEIAGMNPKQLADEIFNSGSVILAVPPEKVVRSDLKVYEEQGIRYAVSQVEELGFGNFWRHAKPIADALEALCTQDRLDFAALLVTDINTQNSLLIVKGGPEVVRRINYPHVEQDEIFDLQGIVSRKKQLIPYLTSLLKEMAADGTTPAGSPNALKTGGGR, from the coding sequence ATGACCAACGCCGGCCCCACACCGCACGTTCCCTCCTCCACTCCGCCCGCCGCGGTCGCCAGCCGCATCCCCACTTACGTCATCGGGCACCGGAATCCGGACGCGGATGCGATCTGTTCGGCCATCGCCTACGCCGCCTTCAAGGAGGCCCGCGGCGAACGCGGTTATGTGGCCGCCCGCTGCGGCAATTCCAACGCCCGCATCGACACCATCCTCCGCCGCTTCCACCAGCCGCTCCCGCTTTACCTGAGCGACGTCTCGCCGCGTGTCCACGACCTGATGACGGCCGACGTCATCTCCATTCCCCAGGGCGCAACCTGCGCCGAGGCATTGGAACTCATCGACCAGCACGCCATCCGCATCCTGCCGGTCGTCGGCCCCGAACGCAGCGTCGTGGGCACCGTCTCCCTCGCCCACCTCGGCGGCGTCTTCATCCCCCGCGTCAGTGAGCCCCGCCTCATGCGGCAGGTGCACACGTCCCTCGCCCACATGGTTCGCGCGCTGCGGGGCAAGGCGCTCAACCTCGTCAAGGAACAGCAGGTCGAGCAGTTGTTCGTCCGCCTGGGCACCATGGACGTCAGCTCCTTCTGGGCCATCTCCATCCGCGAGAACATCCCCGCGGAGAAATCCATCATCGTCGTCGGCGACCGCACCGACATCCAGCGCCGCGCCATCGACATCGGCATCCGCGCGCTGATCATCACCGGCAACAACGACATCGACGCCGAGACCCTCGCCCTCGCCCGCGCCCGGGGCGTCAGCGTCATCCAAAGCCCCTACGACTCCGCGACCACCGCCTGGGTGGTGCGCACCGCCTCGACCATCGACCGCATCATCGATCGCGACTTCAAGAGCGTCGGACCCGACACCCGCATCGCCGATATCCGCAAGCTCCTCGCCCCGACGACCGCGCACGAGCTCATCGTGACCAGCGACGAGGGCTGCCTCATCGGCATCATCACCAAGAGCGACGTCCTGAAACCCGTGCAGACCCGCCTGGTCCTGGTCGATCACAACGAGCTCACCCAAGCCGTCCCCGGCGCCGAGGAGGTCACCATCACCGAGGTGATCGACCACCACCGCCTCGGCGCCCTCAACACCGCGCAACCCATCCTCTTCATCAACGAGCCCGTCGGCTCCACCTGCACGATCGTCGCCGACCTGTTCCGCCGCGAAGGCATCACGCCCACGCCCGACATTGCCGGCGTCATGATGTCCGGGCTGATCTCCGACACGCTCCACCTCAACGGCCCCACCACGACCGCCAAGGACGCCCGGACCCTCGCCTGGCTCGCCGAGATCGCGGGGATGAACCCCAAGCAGCTTGCCGACGAGATCTTCAACTCGGGGTCCGTCATTCTCGCGGTCCCGCCCGAGAAGGTCGTGCGCTCCGACCTCAAGGTCTACGAGGAGCAGGGCATTCGCTACGCCGTTTCCCAGGTCGAGGAGCTCGGCTTCGGCAATTTCTGGCGCCACGCGAAACCCATCGCCGATGCCCTCGAGGCCCTCTGCACCCAGGACCGGCTCGATTTCGCCGCCCTCCTCGTCACCGACATCAACACGCAGAATTCGCTGTTGATCGTGAAGGGCGGACCCGAGGTCGTCCGCCGCATCAATTATCCGCATGTCGAACAGGACGAGATCTTCGACCTGCAGGGCATCGTCAGCCGCAAGAAGCAGCTCATCCCGTATCTCACGAGTCTCCTCAAGGAGATGGCGGCCGATGGCACCACTCCCGCCGGCTCCCCCAACGCCCTCAAGACGGGCGGCGGCCGCTGA
- a CDS encoding LysR family transcriptional regulator — MAREYQIPFDIRHLLYFVEVARRLHFRQAAEALAIAQPALSRAVAQLEAAVGVDLLNRTRRGVELTPAGKLLLDRVQPLLRSIAALPGELKAVALGEVGHIRVAFTGLAMSTVLPGILRDFHRRHPGIRLELIESPTSAQLPALAAGEIACGFFHPDAPTPSLHTRSLLRENNGVLLPSSHPFARRPAVSLRDLAETPFVLFPRAHNAGFYDRILGAFAAAGVNPRISEEIWPRANGVGLVRAGLGATFMTPSEAQHLPPEVTFRALTGPAPESRLVLGWRKEAETDPALRSFLNVAAAER, encoded by the coding sequence ATGGCTCGTGAATACCAGATTCCCTTCGATATCCGGCACCTCCTCTACTTCGTCGAGGTCGCCCGCCGTCTGCATTTCCGGCAAGCCGCGGAGGCCCTTGCCATCGCCCAACCCGCGTTGAGCCGGGCCGTCGCGCAGCTCGAAGCCGCGGTTGGCGTTGACCTGCTTAATCGTACCCGGCGGGGCGTTGAGCTCACCCCCGCCGGCAAGCTCCTGCTCGATCGCGTACAACCGCTCCTCCGCAGCATCGCCGCCCTGCCGGGCGAGCTGAAGGCCGTCGCGTTGGGCGAGGTCGGTCACATCCGCGTCGCGTTTACCGGCCTCGCCATGTCGACCGTCCTCCCGGGCATCCTCCGCGATTTTCACCGCCGCCACCCTGGCATCCGCCTCGAACTCATCGAATCCCCGACGTCCGCCCAGCTCCCGGCGCTGGCCGCGGGTGAGATCGCGTGCGGCTTCTTCCACCCGGACGCTCCCACCCCGTCCCTTCACACGCGTTCACTGTTGCGCGAAAACAATGGCGTGCTCCTGCCGTCCTCACACCCCTTCGCCCGCCGGCCCGCCGTATCCTTGCGCGACCTGGCCGAAACGCCGTTTGTCCTCTTTCCGCGCGCCCACAACGCCGGGTTCTATGATCGAATCCTCGGCGCGTTTGCCGCCGCCGGCGTCAATCCCCGGATCTCCGAGGAAATCTGGCCGCGCGCCAATGGCGTCGGCTTGGTGCGCGCCGGCCTTGGCGCCACTTTCATGACACCTTCGGAAGCGCAGCATCTGCCCCCCGAGGTCACGTTCCGGGCCCTCACCGGCCCAGCGCCCGAAAGCCGGCTCGTGCTGGGGTGGCGGAAGGAGGCTGAGACCGACCCAGCCCTCCGTTCCTTTCTCAACGTCGCCGCCGCGGAACGCTGA
- a CDS encoding ATP-dependent Clp protease ATP-binding subunit → MSQEPMNNFTPRAQQVLALARKEADRFHHNYVGTEHILLGLIKLGQGVAVSVLQKMGLDLETVRGAVEKQVGTGQETKTQNSIPYTPRVKKVLALAGKEAKTLNHSYVGTEHILLGLLREGEGVAARVLKSLDVDIERTRNEILRELDPQFSGAERGEPGEEAAAGAPQRGGGDDKKEVKTPALKAFGRDLTELARKGEMDPVVGRKNEIRRVIQILCRRTKNNPVLIGEAGVGKTAIVEGLAQEIAAGNVPEILYEKKVITLDLALMVAGTKYRGQFEERIKAVMDEIKRAKNIILFIDELHTIVGAGAAEGAMDASNIFKPALSRGELQCVGATTLNEYRKYIEKDSALDRRFQSVKVEAPSVDDTILILKGIRSKYEDHHKATFTDKSLEAAAKLSDRYITGRFLPDKAIDVMDEAGSRARITALSRPPDIESLTKEIEDICAKKEKAISEQHFEEAAKFRDQEKQLRAKQEQVTEQWKKQRDEKRVTIDDDLMMQVVADWTGIPLSRMEKKESEKLLTLEIELQKAVIGQDIAASAIARALRRSRADLKDPRRPIGSFMFVGPTGVGKTMLAKQLASQMFGNQDAIIQIDMSEYMEKFAVSRLVGSPPGYVGYEEGGQLTEAVRRKPYAVVLFDEVEKAHPDVIQLLLQILEDGRLTDSLGRTVDFRNTIIIMTSNVGAQLLQRQTSMGFGAAAQGFNDAEKMREKVLEEAKRVFKPEFLNRISDIIFFRPLNKEDLVKIVDLEVVAFGKRLAERKITLEFTQEAKDLLIEKGYDEKYGARPLRRAVEHYLEDPLAEALLRGDVKDGEPVLVAREGEKLIFKQKTPPAAPSGVAP, encoded by the coding sequence ATGTCCCAAGAACCGATGAACAATTTCACGCCACGCGCACAGCAGGTGCTGGCGCTGGCTCGCAAGGAGGCGGACCGCTTCCACCACAACTACGTCGGTACCGAGCACATCCTGCTTGGGCTGATCAAGCTGGGGCAGGGCGTCGCCGTGAGCGTGCTGCAGAAGATGGGCCTCGACCTGGAGACCGTGCGCGGAGCCGTCGAGAAGCAGGTCGGCACCGGCCAGGAGACCAAGACGCAGAACAGCATTCCGTACACCCCCCGCGTGAAGAAGGTGCTCGCGCTCGCGGGCAAGGAGGCGAAGACGCTGAACCACTCGTACGTTGGCACCGAGCACATCCTGCTCGGCCTGCTGCGCGAGGGTGAGGGCGTCGCGGCCCGGGTGCTGAAGTCGCTCGACGTCGACATTGAGCGAACCCGCAACGAAATCCTGCGCGAACTCGATCCCCAATTCTCCGGCGCCGAGCGCGGTGAGCCGGGCGAAGAGGCGGCCGCGGGCGCGCCGCAACGCGGCGGTGGTGACGACAAGAAGGAAGTGAAGACCCCGGCGCTGAAGGCGTTCGGTCGCGATCTCACGGAGCTGGCGCGCAAGGGCGAGATGGACCCGGTTGTTGGGCGCAAGAACGAGATTCGCCGCGTCATCCAGATCCTTTGCCGCCGCACGAAGAACAACCCCGTGCTCATCGGTGAGGCGGGCGTGGGCAAGACCGCGATCGTCGAAGGTCTCGCCCAGGAAATCGCGGCCGGCAACGTCCCCGAGATCCTCTACGAGAAGAAGGTCATCACCCTCGACCTCGCGCTCATGGTGGCCGGGACGAAATACCGCGGCCAGTTCGAGGAGCGCATCAAGGCTGTGATGGACGAGATCAAGCGCGCGAAGAACATCATCCTCTTCATCGACGAGCTGCACACCATCGTGGGTGCGGGCGCCGCCGAAGGGGCGATGGACGCCTCCAATATCTTCAAGCCCGCGCTCTCCCGCGGTGAACTGCAGTGCGTGGGCGCGACGACGCTCAACGAATACCGCAAGTACATCGAGAAGGACTCCGCCCTCGATCGCCGCTTCCAGTCCGTCAAGGTCGAGGCGCCGTCGGTCGACGACACCATCCTCATCCTGAAGGGCATCCGGTCGAAGTACGAAGATCACCACAAGGCGACCTTCACTGACAAGTCGCTCGAGGCGGCCGCGAAGCTTTCCGACCGCTATATCACCGGCCGCTTCCTGCCGGACAAAGCCATCGACGTGATGGACGAGGCGGGTTCCCGCGCCCGGATCACGGCGCTGAGCCGCCCGCCGGACATCGAGAGCCTGACGAAGGAGATCGAGGACATCTGCGCCAAGAAGGAGAAGGCGATCAGCGAACAGCACTTCGAGGAGGCGGCCAAGTTCCGCGACCAGGAGAAGCAGCTCCGCGCCAAGCAGGAGCAGGTGACCGAGCAGTGGAAGAAGCAGCGCGATGAGAAGCGCGTGACCATCGACGACGACCTCATGATGCAGGTCGTGGCCGACTGGACCGGTATTCCGCTCTCCCGGATGGAGAAGAAGGAGAGCGAGAAGCTGCTTACCCTCGAGATTGAGCTGCAGAAGGCGGTCATCGGCCAGGATATCGCGGCTTCCGCGATCGCCCGAGCGCTGCGGCGTTCGCGCGCCGATCTCAAGGATCCGCGCCGCCCCATCGGCTCGTTCATGTTCGTGGGCCCGACGGGCGTCGGCAAGACGATGCTCGCGAAGCAGCTCGCCTCGCAGATGTTCGGCAACCAGGACGCGATCATCCAGATCGACATGTCGGAGTACATGGAGAAGTTCGCCGTGTCCCGCCTGGTCGGTTCGCCTCCGGGTTACGTCGGCTACGAAGAGGGCGGCCAGCTGACGGAGGCCGTCCGCCGCAAGCCGTACGCGGTGGTGCTCTTCGACGAGGTCGAGAAGGCGCATCCGGACGTCATCCAGCTGCTCCTCCAAATTCTGGAAGATGGCCGGTTGACGGACTCGCTCGGTCGCACGGTCGATTTCCGCAATACGATCATCATCATGACGTCGAACGTCGGCGCCCAGCTGCTGCAGCGGCAGACCTCGATGGGCTTCGGCGCGGCGGCGCAGGGCTTCAACGACGCCGAGAAGATGCGCGAGAAGGTGCTCGAGGAGGCGAAACGCGTCTTCAAGCCCGAGTTCCTGAACCGTATCTCGGACATCATCTTCTTCCGTCCGCTGAACAAGGAAGACCTCGTGAAGATCGTGGATCTAGAGGTGGTCGCGTTCGGCAAGCGTCTGGCCGAGCGGAAGATCACCCTGGAGTTCACCCAGGAGGCGAAAGACCTGCTGATCGAGAAGGGCTACGACGAAAAGTACGGGGCGCGTCCGCTGCGCCGCGCCGTTGAACACTACCTGGAAGATCCGCTCGCCGAGGCGCTGCTGCGCGGTGACGTCAAGGATGGCGAACCCGTCCTCGTCGCCCGGGAGGGCGAGAAGTTGATCTTCAAGCAGAAGACCCCACCTGCTGCTCCGAGTGGAGTGGCGCCATAA
- a CDS encoding UvrB/UvrC motif-containing protein — MANPLKCDLCSKPATVHLTQIVNNKVHKVDLCEACAQAKGVTDPSGFSLADLLLKASLNPEPVAGGGVRCEQCGFTQNDFKKHGRFGCPACYETFRSILEPMLEGMHNGTAHAGKIPHRALERKTLYDRLTKLELDLTEAIKTERYEDAARTRDEINQVKQAFGAKFAR, encoded by the coding sequence ATGGCCAACCCGCTTAAATGCGATCTTTGCTCCAAGCCTGCGACAGTGCACCTGACGCAGATTGTGAACAACAAGGTCCACAAAGTGGATCTGTGCGAGGCGTGTGCCCAGGCCAAGGGGGTGACCGATCCGAGCGGTTTCTCGCTGGCGGACCTGCTGCTCAAAGCATCGTTGAACCCGGAGCCGGTGGCCGGCGGCGGGGTGCGGTGCGAGCAATGCGGTTTCACCCAGAATGATTTCAAGAAGCACGGGCGCTTCGGCTGCCCGGCCTGCTACGAGACCTTCCGATCCATTTTGGAACCGATGCTGGAGGGGATGCACAATGGCACGGCGCACGCTGGCAAGATTCCCCACCGGGCGTTGGAGCGGAAGACGCTCTACGACCGGTTGACGAAGCTCGAACTCGACCTCACCGAGGCCATCAAGACGGAGCGCTACGAGGACGCCGCCCGCACCCGCGATGAAATCAACCAAGTCAAACAAGCCTTCGGGGCGAAGTTCGCGCGCTAA
- the ilvE gene encoding branched-chain-amino-acid transaminase, with the protein MKVYLDGKFVDSAEAKVSVFDHGLLYGDGVFEGIRLYDGNIFRLEEHLERLENSAKAIMLQMPLSRAELSWATCETCRQNGLRDAYIRLVITRGVGDLGLAPWLCPKPSIFIIAGKISLYPQEYYDNGLGIVTVPTRRIGPAALPSTVKSLNYLNNILGKIEAKQFGALEAIMLNDQGYVAECTADNIFVVHKGELLTPAASQGALKGITRSTIIDIAQATGIPLREVDLTRYDIWCADECFLTGSGAEVIPVVKLDGRVIGTGKPGPITQRVLADFRARVKLEGTRI; encoded by the coding sequence ATGAAGGTCTACCTGGACGGAAAATTCGTCGATAGCGCGGAAGCCAAGGTCTCGGTGTTCGATCACGGTCTGCTTTACGGCGACGGCGTTTTTGAGGGCATCCGGCTGTACGACGGGAACATTTTCCGGCTTGAGGAGCACCTGGAGCGGCTCGAGAACTCGGCCAAGGCCATCATGCTGCAGATGCCGCTCTCGCGGGCGGAGCTGAGCTGGGCGACCTGCGAGACCTGCCGGCAGAACGGGCTGCGCGACGCGTATATCCGCCTGGTGATCACGCGCGGGGTGGGCGACCTCGGGCTGGCCCCGTGGCTCTGTCCCAAGCCGTCGATCTTCATCATCGCGGGCAAGATCTCGCTGTACCCGCAGGAATACTACGACAACGGCCTCGGGATCGTGACGGTGCCGACGCGGCGGATTGGACCGGCGGCGCTGCCCTCGACGGTGAAGTCGCTGAACTATCTCAACAACATCCTGGGCAAGATTGAGGCGAAGCAGTTCGGGGCGCTCGAGGCCATCATGCTGAACGACCAAGGCTATGTGGCGGAGTGCACAGCGGACAACATCTTCGTCGTGCACAAAGGCGAACTCCTCACGCCGGCCGCCTCCCAAGGCGCGCTCAAGGGCATCACACGCTCGACGATCATCGACATTGCGCAGGCGACCGGCATCCCGCTGCGCGAGGTGGACCTGACGCGTTACGACATCTGGTGCGCGGACGAGTGTTTCCTGACCGGTTCCGGCGCGGAAGTGATCCCGGTGGTGAAGCTGGATGGGCGGGTCATCGGCACCGGCAAGCCCGGTCCGATCACGCAGCGCGTGCTGGCCGATTTCCGGGCCCGCGTGAAGCTCGAGGGGACGCGAATCTGA
- a CDS encoding MFS transporter encodes MEQGQPSAHLVVSRLRLAAFPVAYGLSGVLVGGTINRVMIAELGVPATLVAALFAIPLALSPLRLWFGFWSDQHPILGRRREPYMVLGALVLGLGLCGIAAITRPDVSAAWLATFGVLTFTVYGLGRNLAHTAYQALVAEIFPARQRGRAMTLYEVATLVGSVAGAGIIGRKLEHYDPTQLLAVAGGVAVAVLALTLIAAPRQEVLSLATARAERAGELPFGQVLREFVLADPQIRRLFVVVVCTFTGTLAQDVLLEPYGALVLGLSVGQTTRLTMFWGMGVLIAMLLSGLLLLRWLGPLRLMRVGLTASIIVFSGVAALGIAGAAAQFRWLVLALGLCTGLTGAGMLASVAQFTTPERAGMLMGVWGMANMVGHAVGSLMGGAIVDVMRLWTGNALLAYTTLFAAEVALLVLALRLSLRLAPERTRAATEFATSP; translated from the coding sequence ATGGAACAAGGACAGCCGTCCGCCCACCTCGTTGTCTCACGTCTCCGGCTGGCAGCCTTCCCCGTCGCCTACGGCCTGAGCGGAGTGCTGGTGGGAGGAACGATCAACCGGGTGATGATCGCGGAGCTCGGCGTACCCGCCACGCTCGTCGCCGCCCTTTTCGCCATCCCGCTCGCGCTCTCGCCGCTGCGGTTGTGGTTCGGCTTCTGGTCCGACCAGCACCCGATCCTGGGGCGCCGCCGCGAACCGTACATGGTCTTGGGCGCGCTTGTTCTCGGCCTGGGCCTCTGCGGCATCGCGGCGATCACCCGCCCCGACGTTTCGGCCGCCTGGCTCGCGACCTTCGGCGTGCTCACCTTCACCGTGTATGGCCTGGGTCGAAATCTGGCCCACACCGCCTATCAGGCACTGGTCGCTGAAATCTTCCCCGCGCGCCAGCGCGGACGCGCGATGACGCTCTATGAGGTGGCCACGCTGGTTGGCTCCGTTGCCGGTGCCGGCATCATCGGCCGAAAGCTGGAACACTACGATCCGACACAGCTCCTGGCCGTGGCCGGTGGCGTAGCCGTGGCGGTCCTGGCGCTCACGCTCATCGCCGCTCCACGCCAGGAGGTTCTCTCCCTGGCAACGGCGCGCGCCGAACGGGCTGGCGAGCTGCCCTTTGGCCAAGTGCTCCGCGAGTTCGTGCTGGCGGATCCCCAGATCCGTCGGCTGTTCGTCGTGGTCGTCTGCACGTTCACCGGCACCCTCGCGCAGGACGTGCTTCTGGAGCCGTACGGGGCGCTCGTTCTCGGGCTGAGCGTCGGCCAGACCACGCGGCTCACGATGTTCTGGGGCATGGGGGTGCTGATCGCGATGCTCCTGTCGGGGCTGCTGCTGTTGCGCTGGCTGGGACCGCTGCGCCTGATGCGTGTCGGGCTCACGGCGAGCATCATCGTATTCAGCGGCGTCGCCGCACTCGGGATCGCCGGGGCGGCCGCACAATTCCGTTGGCTCGTGCTCGCGCTCGGATTGTGCACCGGCCTCACCGGCGCCGGCATGCTGGCCAGCGTGGCGCAGTTCACGACGCCGGAACGCGCCGGCATGCTGATGGGAGTCTGGGGCATGGCCAACATGGTCGGACACGCCGTCGGCAGCCTCATGGGCGGCGCGATCGTGGACGTGATGCGTCTCTGGACCGGGAACGCCCTCCTCGCCTACACCACGCTCTTCGCCGCGGAGGTGGCCCTCCTCGTCCTCGCCCTGAGGCTAAGCCTCCGCCTCGCCCCCGAGCGAACCCGCGCCGCCACCGAATTCGCGACGTCTCCGTAA
- the leuC gene encoding 3-isopropylmalate dehydratase large subunit translates to MPKSLFEKVWDAHSVRSLANGQTQLLIGTHLIHEVTSPQAFGMLRDLGLKVAMPHRTFATVDHIVPTDQLVEPYRDTLAQAMMNELRKNCRDFGITFFDRATGKQGIVHIVGPEQGITQPGTTIACGDSHTSTHGAFGAIAFGIGTTQIRDVLATQTMAMGKLKVRRINVNGALRPGVYAKDVILHIIRVLGVNGGTGYAYEYAGEVFDRFSMEERMTVCNMSIEGGARAGYVNPDETTFAYLKGRPYAPQGAAWDAAVARWKSFASDPGCHYDDVVTINAADIAPTVTWGINPGQGISITESIPDPTQAVSGDEKASIEEALAYMKLQAGAPIAGTKIDVAFLGSCTNGRLSDFQEVARYVRGKRVAPGVKAIAVPGSQIVAWQCEKEGIDKVLTEAGFEWRGAGCSMCLAMNPDKLVGDQLCASSSNRNFKGRQGSPTGRTLLMSPLMVAAAAVTGRVSDARQVFSVTAN, encoded by the coding sequence ATGCCAAAGTCACTCTTCGAAAAAGTCTGGGACGCCCACAGCGTTCGCTCCCTCGCGAATGGCCAGACCCAGTTGCTGATCGGTACGCACCTCATCCATGAAGTGACCAGCCCGCAGGCTTTCGGCATGCTCCGTGATCTGGGGCTGAAGGTGGCGATGCCGCATCGCACCTTTGCCACGGTGGACCACATCGTGCCCACGGATCAGTTGGTGGAGCCGTACCGCGACACGCTGGCGCAGGCCATGATGAACGAACTGCGGAAAAACTGCCGCGATTTCGGGATCACGTTCTTCGACCGCGCCACCGGCAAGCAGGGCATCGTGCACATCGTGGGGCCAGAGCAAGGCATCACGCAGCCGGGCACGACGATCGCCTGCGGTGATTCGCACACGAGCACGCACGGCGCGTTCGGCGCGATCGCGTTCGGCATCGGCACGACGCAGATCCGCGACGTCCTGGCCACGCAGACGATGGCGATGGGCAAGCTCAAGGTACGCCGGATCAATGTGAACGGCGCGCTCCGTCCTGGGGTCTATGCCAAGGATGTCATTCTCCACATCATCCGGGTGCTCGGCGTGAATGGCGGCACCGGATACGCGTACGAATACGCGGGCGAGGTGTTCGACCGCTTCTCGATGGAGGAGCGGATGACGGTCTGCAACATGTCCATCGAAGGCGGCGCGCGCGCCGGGTATGTGAATCCCGACGAGACCACCTTTGCCTATCTGAAGGGTCGTCCGTACGCCCCGCAGGGTGCGGCTTGGGATGCCGCCGTGGCGCGGTGGAAGAGCTTCGCGAGCGATCCGGGCTGCCATTACGACGACGTCGTCACGATCAATGCGGCGGACATCGCCCCGACGGTCACCTGGGGCATCAATCCGGGCCAGGGTATCTCGATCACGGAGTCGATCCCCGATCCGACGCAGGCGGTTTCCGGCGATGAGAAGGCCTCGATCGAGGAGGCGCTGGCCTACATGAAACTGCAGGCCGGTGCGCCGATCGCCGGCACCAAGATCGACGTCGCTTTCCTCGGCTCCTGCACCAACGGGCGCCTCAGCGACTTCCAGGAAGTGGCGCGGTACGTCCGCGGCAAACGGGTGGCTCCGGGGGTCAAGGCGATCGCCGTGCCGGGTTCCCAGATTGTGGCCTGGCAGTGTGAGAAGGAAGGGATCGACAAGGTTCTCACCGAGGCCGGCTTCGAGTGGCGCGGCGCGGGCTGCTCCATGTGCCTCGCAATGAATCCCGACAAGCTCGTCGGCGACCAGCTCTGCGCGAGTTCCTCAAATCGCAATTTCAAGGGCCGCCAGGGCAGCCCGACCGGCCGCACGTTGCTGATGAGCCCGCTCATGGTGGCAGCCGCCGCGGTCACGGGGCGGGTGAGCGACGCCCGCCAGGTCTTCTCGGTCACCGCCAACTGA